The DNA segment AAGGGGTTGTAGTAGTAGATGTCCCATTGTTCGTAGCGGTCGAGGAAGGGTTTGAGGCGGGACTCGAAGTTTTCTACTGACTTTTGTTCGGGGTCGGTCCAGGCGGATTCTGCGAGGCTTGCCATTCGGGGGAATATCTGGAACTCATAGCGTTTGACGGATTCGACGTGTTCGGTCCAGAGGTTGGCCTGTATGCCGAGGACGAGGTCCTTTTGCTCGTCTGTCCACTTTTCCGGGAAGTCCGGGAAGGGGATCATGTTAGTGTGGTTGTTGACGATGCCCCAGCCGGTGTTTGGATGACCCTTGGCCTGGGCGTAGTCCCAGTAGGTCGGGTTGCGGGGGCACATTACCACTTTAAAGTTTTGTTCGATGGCCTTTTTTAGCTGGTTGGATTTGTTGTGGCGCCACCACATTACTACGGCCTCTTGCGGGGTGATGTTGGCGTCGACGATCTCATCCCAGCCGATGGCGGTTTTGCCTTTGGAGTTTATCACGCCGATCATCCGCTCGATGAAGTAGAGCTCGACCTGGTGGACATTTTTGAAGTTTTTATCGGCCATGAGCTTTTTGACGTCTTCGTTATCGTTCCAGTGCTTGATCCAGTAGCGTACCTCGTCGGCACCGAGATGCAGGTATGGTGCGGGGAAGAGGTCGGCGACCTCGGTGATAATGTCTTCGAGAAATGCATATGTCGCTTCGGAGGCGGGGTTGAATGTGGAGGGTCCGCCTGCGTGTTCTGGGTATGCGGTGACTGCGGCCTTTGCGTGGCCGGGCATGTCGATCTCGGGGATGATCATGATGTGTCGCTTGGCAGCGTATGCGACAATTTCGCGGATATCTTCCTGGGTGTAGAATCTGGCGGGGGCGTCTGGGTTTGTTGCATTGCCTATGCCGCCGATGGTGGTGAGTTTAGGGTATTTTTTTATTTCGATGCGCCAGCCTTGTTCGTCGGTGAGGTGCCAGTGGAAGCGGTTTAGCTTGTGGAAGGCCATGCGGTCGAGGAGTTTTTTGACTTGTTCCTTGCCGAAGAAGTGGCGGGATTCGTCGAGCATGAAGCCTCGCCAGCCGAAGCGGGGCTGGTCGTGGATGAGGACGGCGGGGATGGTCCAGTCGGTGCCGGTGATCTTTGTGTCGGATTCGATCTGCGGGGGCAGGAGCTGGCGGAGGGTCTGGACGGCGTAGAAGAAGCCTGCCGGGGCGTCGGCGGTGATGGTGATCTTGTCTTCGGTTACGAGGAGGTGGTAGCCTTCGGGGCCGTGGGTGGTTACTTCGGCGCAGGTCGTGAAGATGATCGCGGGTTTGCCGGGGGTTTGCTTGTCGGTGATGGTGAGGTCGCAGCCGGCGGCGGGTTCGATGGCGGCGGCGAGGTACTGGGCTGCGGGTTTGCCTGGTCCGGGGACGACGAGTTGGGTGTCGGGGGTGAGGGTGAAGCTGCCGGGGCGTTCCTTGAGCATTTGAGGTTTGGGGATGATGTTGATGTCGGCTGCGATGAGCGGGGCTGCGGTGCAGAGGATGAGCAGGGTTAGGATGAGGTTGCGGATTCGGTACATAGGGCTTCCTTTCGAGACTCTTGTTTATTGGTTATTCATACTGTTGTTAAAATACCACGAGGGCTGAGGGATTTCAAGTGTGGAATTCTTTTGGTTGATAAACAGAATGGCGCGGCTGGTGGGAGCGGTAAAATAGCAAAGAATTTTACTTGATTCTTTGTGGTAAATGATGTAGTGTTGTAGAGGCTTGAATGTGAGAAGTTTGTTTTGTGCAGTGCTGCAATAGGGGGGATTGCGGCGGCGGTTCTAATTTAGGAGAGGTGTCATGAAAGCTTGCTGTGAGGTAAGGTGCTGGGGGAATTTTTCATTTTCAGTTTCATTTTCAATTTCAATTCTGCTGGGGATTTGCTGTATTATGGCTGGGACGGCGGAGGCGCTGGATCTTGCGGCTGCTAACGGCAAGAGTCTGAACAGGTATGACCTTGAGACGGGCGTGGGGGAGAATGTCTTTTCGAGTGCGTATGCTTCCGTGCACGGAGTTGCTTTTGACAGCCGGAACGATGACATATATTACGTGACCACGCAGAGCTGGTATAATGATATCAACAGGAACGGTGTTTCAATATATGGGTATCATGACAACAGCATCAGGATGAGCAATCTTGCGTTTGATCCGGCGAGTCGGAACCTTGTGATACAGTATGACGATGTGCGGTCGCCTTCGACTTATTTTACGCGGTATACGTCGGTGCAGACGCGGAACGTGGATACGAGTGCGACCAATATCGTGGCTCGCAGGGGGATGTGGACGATAACCGGGTGGAGCGGTTATTATGACCCGTCGCCGATATGGGCGAAGGTCCATGATTATGCAGACGTGGCGGTGGATTCGTTCAATGGGAAGGTTTACTGGACGGACAGGCTGGAAGGGACGGTACTGCGGCGGAACCTGGACGGATCGGGTGATGTGGAGACGATTTACAGCGGGCTGGATAACCCGTATTCGCTGTCGCTGGACGTAGGAAGTTCGAAGCTGTTTTTATCGGATGATACCGGGATACTGAGCGGGAGTATGGACGGTGCGGGGGCGCTGAGTGATATTGTCTTGTTCACGGGGGACAGGCCTTCGAGTGTCGATGTCGATCCGTTCTCGCGTGAGCTTTACTGGACGCAGGATGGATTCGTGAAGAAGGCGAATTATGACGGTTCGGGTGCTGCTGATGTGACGAATGCGGCGGGGAACGCGATAGGGGCGATGACGATAGCACTGGGGCACGATGCGGGCAGGACGGCGGGGTACGCTTTTTCTGCTGATGTGGTTATCGATGCGTCGGCAAGTTTCAGCGGGGTGGAAGTGAACGATACGGTGAGCTTTTTTGAATCGGGCTTTGGTGAAGGTTACGAATTTTGCGTGGAGGGGACGAGCTTTTCGTCGGTGATGCTTTCGGATCTTGCGGGGGGCGATTTCGAGGTTCTGCTTTGGGACGGCAGCGAGTTTGTGCTGGACGGGCAGGTGTCGGCGGGTGAGGGTTATTCGTTTGCGGCAGGGGTAGAGCGTTTCAGGCTGTTGGGGGTCGGGCTGGATATGAGCGGTGAGCTGCCGGGCAGTATTGTGACGGGGCTCAGTTTTGCGGATGCTACGGCGGCGGATGTTTCGATCAGCGTTGTGCCCGAGCCTGCGACGGTTATGCTGCTGGGGCTGGGGGGTGTTGTGCTGCTGCGCAGGAGGCGGTGAGGTTGTGCGGTGGATGGTCGGGGGATGTTGGTTTTACTGGCTGATGCTTTGTGATGAATTTATCGGGTGGGTTCTGGTGTTATATCTGGCCTTTTGGGGGATCAGATCGGTGTCGAAGGTGAATTTTATGTCCAGCCATATGTCTTCGCTCAGGGGTTTGCTGCCTTGGACGAGGTAGTAGTCTGAGGTTGAGTCTGGCTGCTGTACGGTTTGTTTGCCGATCCAGCCCTTTTGGGCGTTGGGGTTCCAGATCATCAGCTCGAAGCCGTTGTCGGTGAGCCAGTCACGGGCGTCTTCGGGTGTGGTTTCATCGTTGAATGCGGTGATCGCTTTTGCATACCAGCGTGTTGTTTCCTGCTGGATCTGAAAATTTTTGAGTGCCCGGTGTGCGGAGATCGCCAGTAGAATGGCTGCGAGCAGTATTAGCGATGTTCGTTTTCTACCCTTTTTCATTTGCGTTTCCTGTAAGCTATTGTCCATGTGATCAATTGGCCGATGATCAGCCAGTAGGTTGTGATCAGCAGGAACGAATTAATGGGGTCCTGATCGAAATATCCCCAGCCGTGTTGTCTGTCGAGTTCCAGTATCAGCCAGGCGGGCGCAATTGGGATCATCCAGAGGTTGCCTGGGGAGATGCCGGTCAGACCAGAGAAGAGGTTTAGCAACATGCCGATGAGTACGTAAGCGATCGCTAAAAGTGTGCCGGTTCCGAGGCCTTACAAGAATGTTATAACATAGTTTTTTCTTAAGCTAAGCATTTTCGTTTCAGCTTTGGAAACCGCCAAGTACTATTGACAATTCTGTTTGTGATATTCTATATTTTATTTATAGCGTCCAGGGCTCCGTTTGGGTCTGTCAAGCATTTTTGTCGCTTCCTGATCATTTATGATCCTCTCATTTTTCGGATCCCATTTGATTGGTCGCTTGAGTCGAACAACGGCATTTGACAAATGTGAAATCAGATCGGATTGGACGGCCGCTTCAATGGTCGATATGGGCTTCTTTCGAGTTTTAATACATTCAATAAAGTTGCCCATGTGCGTTTTACTATTATACAAGTGGGTCTCATCTTCTTTGAGTTTGACTCTTCTTAAGGTTTCATCACTGAAATCAATTGCTCCACGCCTGACAGATATCCAGCCATCGGTCCCGTGAAACGTCGTGCCGTGACGTCTTAGTTCAGGGTGATATTTACTGACCACCGGGATAGCTGTAGCGTGATCCATAAAGTGCATTTTGACACCGTTGGCATACGTACAGTGGAGGTCCCAGAACGAAACCGTGTCAAATAAACCGCCGGATGGAACAGTTCCGGTTCCCTCGTAATGGATCGGAGCGGTATCGTCAGAATTATTGCCCCACTGGGCGATATCCAGCGGGTGGGCTCCCCACCCAGCAATAAAGCCGAGTGCATAGTCATAGATATGCCAGGCACCCAGGTTGCTGACACGCACATCGCAGTAAGGTTTCATCGGAGCGGGGCCGATCCACTGGTCATAATCCAGGTCCTCGGGGACCGGTTGCGTTTTAGGCATTGTTTTGGTGTATTGATGGTCGCCGATATTTTCACACCAGACATCCATCTTTTGAAGCTGGCCGATGTACCCGTTTCGTACCAGTTCACAGGCAAACCTGAAATAATGATCTGACCGCTGCATGGTTCCATATTGAAAGATTGCTTTTTTATCGCGAACCAAATTACGCAGTTTGAAGCCATCTTTCATAGAGACCCCTAACGGTTTTTCAACATACATATCTTTACCGGCTCGGACCGCATGGCAGGCGATCGGGACGTGCCAGTGATCCGGCGTTGCGACCGTAATCCCATCAATGTCTTCTCGGGCGAGCAGTTCGCGAAAATCCGCATACGCTTTGGCGTTGATACGTGACTCTTTACCGGTCTGTGTGTAGATATCTTTAATCGTATCCAGTGCTGCTTGCCGTCGCGATGCAAAGCAGTCGCATACTGCGACAACCTGGGCCTGATCATTATAGAGAACATTTTTCATCAGGCCTGAACCCTGATTTCCAACCCCAATACAGCCAATATTGACGCGGTTACTGGGTGCATTTTTGCCAAAGACACTTGAGGGTACGATTGTCGGAATAGAAAGAGCACCAGTTGCTGCGGCAGTTTTTTTTAAGAAACTTCTTCGATTAATTTTCATAATTGACCTCTCGTTTTTTGCTAAGTTTCAAGAGCTTTTCGTGTTGTTGCGACAACTGTTCCGAATTCCGAAGGTTGAGATGTATAATAATCTTCTATTTAGGTTCAAGGGAAGATAACCTGGATTAAATTGGGTTCTTTCTGAGTATTTTCAACAGTAACTTATACAGGTCATCGTGTCGATTGTTAAATCTGAATTTAAGTATTAGTCTGCTGGGACGGTTCGGTCTTCGGCCCAGGCGTATAGGTCGTTTATTTTTTCGGCCATTGTTACTGATAGGGGTGGTGAGTTTTTGAGGGCGGTTGCGATCATTTCGGTGGTCAGTTTGCCGTTGTTTTCGTATGCGTCGTGGAGGGAGGAGACTACGGCTTGTTCGATCTCAGCGCCGCTGTAACCGTCGGAGAGTTCGATGAGTTTGTCCATGTCGAAATCTTCGGGGTTGCGGTTTCGCTTTTTGAGGTGAATCTTTATGATGGCCTTGCGGGCGGCTTGTTTGGGCAGGCCCACGAAGAATATTTCGTCGAATCGGCCCTTTCGGAGCAGTTCGGGGGGCAGGGATTCGATGTCGTTTGCGGTGGCGACGAGGAAGACGGGGTGTTCGTGTTCCTGCATCCAGGTGAGGAGTGAGCCGAACATTCTGCGTGAGAGGCCGCCGTCGTTTGACTGGCCGGAGGCGGAGGCGAATGCCTTTTCTATTTCGTCGATCCAGAGGATGACGGGGGACATCATTTCGGTCTGGTTGAGGGCCTTGCGGAGGTTCTGTTCGGATTCGCCGATGTATTTGTTGAACAGCGAGCCGGGGTCCATGCGGAGTAGAGGCTGCTGCCAGGCGGTTGCGATGGCTTTTGCGCAGAGGCTTTTACCGGCGCCCTGGACGCCTAGCATGAGAACGCCGCGAGGGGGTTTTAGGCCGAAGTTGGAGGCTTCGTCCTTGAATGCGTTCTTTCGGTGTTTGAGCCAGCGTTTTAGGTTTTTCATGCCGCCGATCTCGTCGAGGTCGAGCGGGGTTTCGACGTATTCGAGCAGGCCGTCGGACTGGAGGACCTTTCGTTTGCCGGCTAGGACGCGGTTTACGTCTTCGTCGTCGAAGCGTCGGTCGTCGGCTACGCAGTCGCAGACGAGGCGGCGGGCCTGTCGGCGGGTGAGGCCGCGGAGGTTTTTGATGATGGCGTTCATGCCGCGACGGGTGATGCCGATCTCGATGGGGGTTTTGCGGTGGCATTCGCGGAGTGTGTCCTTGATGAGCTGTTCGAGCTGGTCCTCGGTGGGCAGGGCGAGTTCGAAGGGGGTGCAGTGGGACTTGATGACGGGCGGTAGGTCGTCGTTGGGGTTGATGAGAATGAGTGTGCCGTCGTTTTTCTCGATGCGGTGGATGGTGTCGCGGAGTACGCGGAGGGTGAGTTCGCTGCCGGCGCCGGTGAGGTGCTGGTTGAGGTCGAGGGCGACGCGGACGGGGTTGTTTTTGGCCATGGCGAAGTGGCAGAGGCCGGTCTCGGGTTTGTCGGTTTCGGGTTCGGCGGGCGAGTCTGCGAGGAGGCCTTCGCGGACGCCGTAGCCGATGGACCAGATGAGCAGGCCTCGCTGGAGTTCCATGACGGCGGCGCGGACGGTTTCGAGGGCCTGGTCCTCTTCGTGGGTGACGATGGAGATGCAGGGGTAGCCTGCGGCGATGAGCTGTTTGAGACGTTCGACGTCTGACATATTTGCCTCCGGATTAAGCGATAATTATGATGCTGTTATTATAGGCGCGTATGTGTGCCGGTAAAGGAATTTTTGTGGTGTTTCGGTTGTCTGTATGTGTAGACGTGCTGGCTGGGGATTTGTAACATGATTTTTTGGGCGTGGGACTTGCGAGGAGTCGCTTCGCGACGGCTGTTTTATGCTGGGTCCCGGCTCGGAGGCCGGGATGACAACCTGGGTCGCCGCTCGCGTTTTTTTGTTGGCTGCATGTGGTTGTGGGTGTTTTGCTGAGATTCGGTGATCGGTGCGGCTGGCTTGATGTTCTCTGGATCCAAAGTCAAGTTTAGGATGATAGACATCGGCTTAATGGATGAGCCAGCTTTGTTGAGCGGTTGAGACTGCCACGTCGCTTTGCTCCTCGCAGTGACAGTGTATGGAGTTGCTTTGCGACGGTCGATTTATGCTTGGTACGTCTGCGGCGGATGGCAATGGTCGGGTTGATGTGATAGACGTCTTGAGGGGTTATTTTATGTGGGATTTGCACCAGGGGCAGTGGGTCCAGAAGTTTTTGTCTACTGAGGACTTGCAGGAGGGGCAGGTGTGTGGGAAGGGCCAGGCGTGCCAGGGTTTTCGGATCTTTCGTCGGCAGGCGGGGCAGTATTTCATGAAGCGGGCGGTTTTGCGGCCGCAGTGGGTGCACTTGTCGTGGTAGTGGACGGGCGGGGATTTTTCGGTTGGGTCAAGGTCGAAGGATGGACCGTAGCAGTAGGGGCAGTATTTCCAGGATGGGGCGAGGCCCTTGTGACAGCGGGGGCAGTAGTAGGGCAGTGGGGTGAGGTTTTCGAAGCGGTTTTTGT comes from the Anaerohalosphaera lusitana genome and includes:
- a CDS encoding AAA family ATPase, translated to MSDVERLKQLIAAGYPCISIVTHEEDQALETVRAAVMELQRGLLIWSIGYGVREGLLADSPAEPETDKPETGLCHFAMAKNNPVRVALDLNQHLTGAGSELTLRVLRDTIHRIEKNDGTLILINPNDDLPPVIKSHCTPFELALPTEDQLEQLIKDTLRECHRKTPIEIGITRRGMNAIIKNLRGLTRRQARRLVCDCVADDRRFDDEDVNRVLAGKRKVLQSDGLLEYVETPLDLDEIGGMKNLKRWLKHRKNAFKDEASNFGLKPPRGVLMLGVQGAGKSLCAKAIATAWQQPLLRMDPGSLFNKYIGESEQNLRKALNQTEMMSPVILWIDEIEKAFASASGQSNDGGLSRRMFGSLLTWMQEHEHPVFLVATANDIESLPPELLRKGRFDEIFFVGLPKQAARKAIIKIHLKKRNRNPEDFDMDKLIELSDGYSGAEIEQAVVSSLHDAYENNGKLTTEMIATALKNSPPLSVTMAEKINDLYAWAEDRTVPAD
- a CDS encoding PEP-CTERM sorting domain-containing protein; amino-acid sequence: MAGTAEALDLAAANGKSLNRYDLETGVGENVFSSAYASVHGVAFDSRNDDIYYVTTQSWYNDINRNGVSIYGYHDNSIRMSNLAFDPASRNLVIQYDDVRSPSTYFTRYTSVQTRNVDTSATNIVARRGMWTITGWSGYYDPSPIWAKVHDYADVAVDSFNGKVYWTDRLEGTVLRRNLDGSGDVETIYSGLDNPYSLSLDVGSSKLFLSDDTGILSGSMDGAGALSDIVLFTGDRPSSVDVDPFSRELYWTQDGFVKKANYDGSGAADVTNAAGNAIGAMTIALGHDAGRTAGYAFSADVVIDASASFSGVEVNDTVSFFESGFGEGYEFCVEGTSFSSVMLSDLAGGDFEVLLWDGSEFVLDGQVSAGEGYSFAAGVERFRLLGVGLDMSGELPGSIVTGLSFADATAADVSISVVPEPATVMLLGLGGVVLLRRRR
- a CDS encoding beta-N-acetylhexosaminidase; translation: MYRIRNLILTLLILCTAAPLIAADINIIPKPQMLKERPGSFTLTPDTQLVVPGPGKPAAQYLAAAIEPAAGCDLTITDKQTPGKPAIIFTTCAEVTTHGPEGYHLLVTEDKITITADAPAGFFYAVQTLRQLLPPQIESDTKITGTDWTIPAVLIHDQPRFGWRGFMLDESRHFFGKEQVKKLLDRMAFHKLNRFHWHLTDEQGWRIEIKKYPKLTTIGGIGNATNPDAPARFYTQEDIREIVAYAAKRHIMIIPEIDMPGHAKAAVTAYPEHAGGPSTFNPASEATYAFLEDIITEVADLFPAPYLHLGADEVRYWIKHWNDNEDVKKLMADKNFKNVHQVELYFIERMIGVINSKGKTAIGWDEIVDANITPQEAVVMWWRHNKSNQLKKAIEQNFKVVMCPRNPTYWDYAQAKGHPNTGWGIVNNHTNMIPFPDFPEKWTDEQKDLVLGIQANLWTEHVESVKRYEFQIFPRMASLAESAWTDPEQKSVENFESRLKPFLDRYEQWDIYYYNPFKPDSTPCPPWPKKK
- a CDS encoding Gfo/Idh/MocA family oxidoreductase yields the protein MKINRRSFLKKTAAATGALSIPTIVPSSVFGKNAPSNRVNIGCIGVGNQGSGLMKNVLYNDQAQVVAVCDCFASRRQAALDTIKDIYTQTGKESRINAKAYADFRELLAREDIDGITVATPDHWHVPIACHAVRAGKDMYVEKPLGVSMKDGFKLRNLVRDKKAIFQYGTMQRSDHYFRFACELVRNGYIGQLQKMDVWCENIGDHQYTKTMPKTQPVPEDLDYDQWIGPAPMKPYCDVRVSNLGAWHIYDYALGFIAGWGAHPLDIAQWGNNSDDTAPIHYEGTGTVPSGGLFDTVSFWDLHCTYANGVKMHFMDHATAIPVVSKYHPELRRHGTTFHGTDGWISVRRGAIDFSDETLRRVKLKEDETHLYNSKTHMGNFIECIKTRKKPISTIEAAVQSDLISHLSNAVVRLKRPIKWDPKNERIINDQEATKMLDRPKRSPGRYK